A window from Solanum stenotomum isolate F172 chromosome 5, ASM1918654v1, whole genome shotgun sequence encodes these proteins:
- the LOC125864993 gene encoding uncharacterized protein LOC125864993: protein MARIGEGDKRWIVEDRPDGTNVHNWHWAETDCLEWSRNFLTNLLANKTLIDGEGNLKLRTKKIEKLEGEAYVNIRKGKIIPGYELNLVVSWEGEVKEADGSSVMKIEGNVEFPYIADENADEDPEVKVTVKDEGPIGKRLKDAFVVKGKPFVLEQVKTYVNAMANGGPAKEEGEVKKVVKKPAGAGNVALPPTTAVDEKAKVVVAKKEKKKEGFKTITMTEKFSCRAKDLFEILMDENRWKGFTQSNARISKEVGGEFSIFDGSVTGTNVELQEGKLIVQKWRFGNWPDGLHSTVRITFEEPQSGVTVINLTHTDVPEEDRYGNATVVENTERGWRDLIFHRIRAVFGFGI from the exons ATGGCTCGTATTGGAGAAGGAGACAAACGATGGATCGTGGAAGATCGACCCGACGGCACCAACGTTCACAATTGGCACTGGGCTGAAACTGACTGCCTCGAATGGTCACGAAACTTCCTCACTAACCTTTTAGCCAACAAAACCCTAATTGACGGCGAAGGTAACCTCAAACTCCGGACGAAAAAGATCGAAAAGCTTGAAGGAGAAGCTTATGTGAATATCCGGAAGGGGAAGATTATTCCGGGGTACGAATTGAATTTGGTTGTCTCTTGGGAAGGGGAAGTGAAGGAAGCTGATGGTAGTAGTGTGATGAAAAttgaaggaaatgttgaatTTCCTTATATTGCTGATGAGAATGCTGATGAAGATCCGGAAGTTAAGGTTacggttaaggatgaaggacCTATTGGGAAGAGATTGAAGGATGCGTTTGTTGTAAAAGGAAAACCCTTTGTTTTGGAGCAAGTGAAGACGTATGTTAATGCTATGGCGAATGGTGGTCCTGCAAAGGAAGAAGGTGAGGTGAAGAAAGTAGTTAAGAAACCTGCTGGTGCTGGAAATGTTGCCCTTCCTCCGACGACAGCTGTGGATGAGAAGGCAAAGGTTGTTGTGGctaagaaggagaagaagaaggaagggTTTAAGACGATTACGATGACGGAGAAGTTTAGCTGTAGGGCAAAGGATTTGTTTGAGATATTGATGGATGAGAATAGGTGGAAGGGTTTTACTCAGAGTAATGCAAGGATAAGCAAAGAGGTGGGAGGAGAGTTTAGCATATTTGATGGTTCAGTGACTGGAACTAATGTGGAGTTGCAAGAAGGAAAATTGATTGTGCAGAAATGGCGATTTGGTAACTGGCCTGATGGTTTACATTCCACG GTCCGAATTACTTTTGAGGAACCTCAATCTGGAGTTACAGTAATCAATTTGACACATACAGATGTACCAGAGGAAGACAG ATATGGTAACGCAACTGTTGTGGAGAATACAGAGAGAGGATGGAGGGACCTTATCTTCCACAGGATACGGGCTGTTTTTGGTTTTGGAATCTAA